The Apium graveolens cultivar Ventura chromosome 6, ASM990537v1, whole genome shotgun sequence genome contains a region encoding:
- the LOC141664966 gene encoding uncharacterized protein LOC141664966, with protein sequence MVATQFNICVKCVRTDNDTEFVNTSLTHSFKSHGILHQMSCVHCPQQNGRAERKHKHLLAVARALKFRASLPIHLWGDQDTALFPSDTHFIEDINTSHFSSQQRRSNSESHPITTSSHIHTDSNDSVVSGETPLYTESAHIINNSSETIVPPTFNSIPATSNPPVRPAKVKSIPHKFKDFTDLPNFLSNSINCTVNYPLQSVDPVTHLGSTYQNFVANSMKIVEPTTYRQAVIDPLWCEAMQTELNALKTNKTCQIVNLPPKKRLVGCK encoded by the exons atGGTAGCAACTCAATTCAACATATGTGTCAAATGTGTCAGAACAGACAATGACACTGAATTTGTGAACACTTCTTTAACTCATTCGTTTAAGAGTCATGGTATTTTACATCAGATGTCATGTGTTCACTGCCCTCAGCAAAATGGTAGAGCTGAGAGGAAACATAAACATTTACTTGCAGTAGCAAGGGCTCTTAAATTTAGAGCATCTCTTCCAATTCACTTGTGGGGAGATC AAGACACTGCATTATTTCCTTCAGACACTCATTTCATTGAGGACATTAATACCTCCCATTTCAGTTCTCAGCAAAGGAGGTCAAATTCCGAGTCTCATCCTATTACTACATCTAGTCATATTCATACAGATTCTAATGATTCAGTTGTTTCTGGAGAAACACCACTCTATACTGAATCTGCtcatattataaataattcttcTGAGACTATTGTACCTCCTACATTTAATTCCATCCCTGCTACATCAAATCCTCCCGTTAGACCAGCAAAAGTGAAATCCATACCTcataaattcaaggattttacAGATCTTCCCAATTTTTTGTCTAATTCTATAAACTGCACAGTTAATTACCCTTTACAGTCAGTAGACCCCGTAACTCATCTTGGTTCCACTTATCAGAATTTTGTAGCTAATTCCATGAAAATTGTGGAACCTACTACTTATAGACAGGCTGTTATAGATCCTTTATGGTGTGAAGCCATGCAAACTGAACTCAATGCCTTAAAAACTAATAAAACCTGCCAAATAGTCAATTTACCTCCCAAGAAGAGACTAGTTGGGTGTAAATGA
- the LOC141663588 gene encoding uncharacterized protein LOC141663588, which yields MGILIQKPRGLSLLCLFIVLGAARGYETVSVAQPPSTALPPASAPVGIEQPPDNIVFPPAYAPTGITEPPSSTELPPASAPTSIAEPPSSTVIPPASAPTSISEPPSSTDVLPPAFTPGQQPVETPNQAPGRHLPPRKLVAVQGAVYCKPCRNRGVETLLGATPLEGAVVKLQCKNTRYPVVVQTTTDKNGQFLINGPKTVSTYGYHKCKVFLVSSPDNACNIPTNLHGGVQGAMLMRSSKPPGYAQTSADYDLFKAGPFAFDHTADHPCSEH from the exons ATGGGTATTCTCATTCAAAAACCCAGGGGGCTCTCACTCCTTTGTTTGTTCATTGTTCTTGGTGCAGCACGAGGTTACGAGACAGTAAGCGTAGCACAGCCACCTAGTACTGCACTCCCTCCAGCATCTGCTCCGGTTGGCATAGAACAGCCACCTGATAATATAGTATTCCCACCAGCATATGCTCCGACAGGCATAACAGAACCACCAAGTAGTACTGAACTACCACCTGCATCTGCTCCGACAAGCATAGCAGAGCCACCAAGTAGCACTGTAATCCCACCTGCATCTGCTCCGACAAGCATATCAGAGCCACCTAGTAGTACTGACGTACTCCCACCAGCATTTACTCCTGGTCAACAGCCAGTGGAAACACCCAATCAAGCGCCTGGTCGTCATTTGCCACCCAGGAAGCTTGTGGCCGTACAAGGTGCGGTCTATTGCAAGCCCTGCCGTAACAGAGGAGTTGAAACTCTCTTGGGAGCTACTCCACTTGAAG GTGCTGTGGTGAAGTTGCAATGTAAAAATACAAGGTACCCGGTAGTAGTCCAAACAACGACGGACAAGAATGGACAATTCTTAATCAACGGACCAAAGACAGTCAGTACCTATGGATATCACAAATGCAAAGTGTTTTTGGTGTCATCACCCGATAATGCCTGCAACATTCCAACCAATCTACATGGCGGAGTTCAGGGTGCGATGTTGATGAGATCCTCAAAGCCGCCAGGGTATGCACAAACTTCTGCTGATTATGATTTGTTCAAAGCTGGGCCTTTTGCTTTTGATCATACTGCGGATCATCCATGCTCGGAACATTAG